In Effusibacillus lacus, one genomic interval encodes:
- the serS gene encoding serine--tRNA ligase: protein MLDARILRNEPDRVREALNNRGESPAVVDDFLQLDARWRELLAETESLKARRNSVSQEVAKLKKAGQNVEQLIVEMREVGDRIKELDDELRIVDEKVSYLLLTIPNIPHESVPVGATEDDNVEVKKWGELRQFDFEPKPHWEIATELGILDFESASKVTGARFVFYKGLGARLERALMNFMLDIHVGEHGYTEILPPFIINRSSMIGTGQLPKFEEDAFKLVDTDYFLVPTAEVPVTNIHRDEILQSEDLPRYYVAFSPCFRSEAGSAGRDTRGLIRMHQFNKVELVKFTKPEDSYEEWSKLVKDAETVLQRLGLPYRALDMCTADLGFTAAKKYDLEVWLPAANQYREISSCSNFEDFQARRANIRFRREAHAKPEFVHTINGSGLAIGRTIAAILENYQQADGSVLIPEALVPYMGGVKEITLG, encoded by the coding sequence ATGTTGGATGCTCGAATTTTGCGAAATGAACCGGATAGGGTAAGAGAAGCATTGAACAATCGGGGAGAGTCTCCGGCGGTGGTGGATGATTTCCTCCAGTTGGATGCTCGTTGGCGGGAACTTCTGGCAGAGACAGAATCTTTGAAAGCCAGGCGAAACAGTGTGTCGCAAGAGGTTGCAAAGCTGAAAAAAGCAGGGCAGAATGTGGAACAGCTGATTGTGGAGATGCGTGAGGTAGGTGACCGTATCAAGGAGTTGGATGATGAACTTCGCATTGTGGACGAAAAAGTATCCTACCTGCTGTTAACCATCCCTAATATTCCCCATGAGAGTGTTCCGGTCGGAGCCACGGAAGATGACAACGTGGAAGTGAAAAAGTGGGGGGAACTCAGGCAGTTTGATTTTGAGCCAAAGCCTCACTGGGAGATTGCCACCGAACTCGGGATTCTCGATTTTGAGTCCGCCAGCAAGGTAACCGGTGCCCGGTTTGTGTTTTACAAGGGGTTGGGTGCGCGCCTGGAACGTGCATTGATGAACTTTATGCTTGATATCCACGTGGGTGAACACGGGTACACCGAAATTCTGCCGCCCTTTATTATCAACCGCAGCAGCATGATTGGCACCGGGCAGCTTCCCAAATTTGAAGAGGATGCTTTCAAGCTGGTGGACACCGATTATTTCCTGGTTCCAACGGCGGAAGTGCCGGTGACCAACATCCACCGGGATGAGATTTTACAGTCGGAGGATCTTCCTCGTTATTATGTGGCGTTTTCTCCTTGCTTCCGTTCGGAAGCCGGTTCGGCAGGGCGGGATACCCGCGGTTTGATTCGGATGCACCAGTTCAATAAAGTGGAATTGGTGAAATTCACGAAACCGGAAGATTCCTATGAGGAATGGAGCAAGTTGGTCAAGGATGCAGAGACAGTTCTGCAGCGCTTGGGCCTGCCTTACCGTGCGCTCGATATGTGTACAGCTGATCTCGGGTTTACGGCTGCAAAGAAATATGACCTGGAAGTATGGCTTCCTGCTGCCAATCAGTACCGGGAAATTTCGAGCTGTTCAAACTTTGAGGACTTCCAGGCCCGTCGGGCAAACATCCGATTCCGCAGGGAAGCGCATGCCAAACCTGAATTTGTTCATACCATTAACGGTTCCGGTCTGGCGATAGGGAGAACAATAGCGGCCATCCTCGAGAATTACCAGCAAGCAGACGGCAGCGTCCTGATTCCGGAAGCGCTTGTTCCCTATATGGGCGGCGTAAAGGAAATTACTCTTGGGTAA
- the pdxT gene encoding pyridoxal 5'-phosphate synthase glutaminase subunit PdxT, which translates to MKIGVLALQGAVTEHIKSLRQAGAEEVVAVKRKEDLADLDGLVLPGGESTTIGKLMNQYELMEPIREMAKSGTPMFGTCAGLILLANRIHGQDWAHLGVMDALVDRNSFGRQRESFETDLTIKGLEGEPYRAVFIRAPHIMEVGPGVEILSTYQNRIVAARQDNLLGTSFHPELTDDVRLHQYFVDMVRESVKLNS; encoded by the coding sequence ATGAAAATTGGCGTATTGGCGCTCCAGGGCGCGGTTACGGAACATATTAAAAGCTTGCGGCAAGCGGGTGCCGAAGAAGTTGTGGCGGTAAAGCGCAAGGAGGATCTGGCAGATCTAGACGGTTTGGTTCTTCCCGGCGGCGAAAGCACGACCATTGGAAAACTGATGAACCAGTATGAGTTGATGGAACCGATTCGGGAGATGGCCAAATCCGGAACTCCCATGTTTGGCACTTGTGCCGGCCTGATCCTGTTGGCGAACCGGATTCACGGTCAGGACTGGGCCCATCTGGGGGTCATGGATGCCCTAGTGGATCGCAATTCCTTTGGCCGCCAGCGCGAAAGCTTTGAAACGGATCTCACAATAAAAGGTCTGGAAGGAGAACCTTATCGCGCAGTATTCATTCGGGCCCCCCACATCATGGAAGTGGGTCCGGGTGTCGAGATTCTGTCAACTTATCAGAATCGGATTGTGGCCGCCAGACAGGACAATCTGCTCGGTACGTCGTTTCATCCGGAATTGACGGATGATGTCCGTTTGCACCAATATTTTGTTGATATGGTTCGAGAGAGTGTAAAATTGAATTCGTAA
- the pdxS gene encoding pyridoxal 5'-phosphate synthase lyase subunit PdxS, with translation MEVGTSRVKRGMAEMQKGGVIMDVVNAEQAKIAEEAGAVAVMALERVPADIRAAGGVARMADPTIIEEVMNAVSIPVMAKARIGHYVEAKVLEALGVDYIDESEVLTPADDKFHINKKEFTVPFVCGARDLGEALRRIAEGASMIRTKGEPGTGNIVEAVKHQRTMQAQIRKVQNMSEDELVFEAKNLGAPYELLLEVKKLGKLPVVNFAAGGVATPADAALMMHLGSDGVFVGSGIFKSENPAKFAKAIVQATTHYQDYKLIGELSKNLGGAMKGIELSTLGANERMAERGW, from the coding sequence ATGGAAGTCGGTACTTCCCGAGTTAAGCGTGGGATGGCTGAGATGCAAAAAGGCGGCGTCATCATGGACGTTGTCAACGCTGAGCAAGCAAAGATTGCGGAGGAGGCAGGCGCGGTTGCGGTTATGGCACTGGAACGGGTGCCCGCAGACATTCGCGCCGCAGGCGGAGTTGCGCGCATGGCCGATCCGACAATTATAGAAGAAGTAATGAATGCTGTATCCATTCCCGTAATGGCAAAAGCGCGCATTGGCCATTATGTGGAAGCAAAAGTGCTGGAAGCGCTTGGCGTTGACTATATTGATGAATCGGAAGTATTGACGCCTGCGGATGATAAGTTCCATATCAACAAGAAAGAGTTTACTGTTCCTTTTGTCTGCGGTGCTCGTGATCTGGGAGAAGCGCTTCGTCGTATTGCGGAGGGCGCATCGATGATTCGGACCAAAGGGGAGCCTGGCACCGGCAACATTGTGGAAGCGGTGAAACATCAGCGCACCATGCAGGCACAGATCCGCAAGGTTCAGAACATGTCGGAGGACGAACTGGTTTTTGAAGCGAAGAATCTGGGAGCGCCTTATGAATTGCTTCTGGAAGTGAAGAAGCTCGGCAAGCTTCCTGTTGTAAACTTTGCAGCCGGCGGCGTGGCTACTCCTGCAGATGCGGCATTGATGATGCATCTCGGCTCTGATGGCGTATTTGTGGGATCCGGGATCTTCAAATCGGAAAATCCGGCCAAGTTTGCCAAAGCAATCGTACAAGCGACCACTCACTATCAGGATTACAAACTCATTGGCGAACTTTCCAAGAATCTCGGGGGTGCCATGAAGGGGATTGAATTGTCGACCCTTGGGGCAAACGAGCGCATGGCGGAACGCGGCTGGTAG
- a CDS encoding DUF2621 family protein: protein MGSGIDPIWWIVINTILIVLILPGGFFMFRAFLRRMRREEGLDEQEKQK, encoded by the coding sequence ATGGGTTCCGGAATCGATCCGATATGGTGGATTGTTATCAATACCATCCTGATTGTTCTGATTCTGCCGGGTGGATTCTTCATGTTTCGGGCGTTCCTGCGCAGGATGAGACGGGAAGAAGGACTCGACGAACAGGAAAAGCAGAAGTAA
- a CDS encoding D-alanyl-D-alanine carboxypeptidase family protein encodes MLGKRKWTSKILSFAVAVTVAVSSMIAAPRPAVAAEGPDIQAPVALLVDIKSGQYLYAKGENDKRFPASTTKIMTMLLTLEAVKSGQKKMTDIVPVPLEAYNIEGSSVWLDPKEKFTVKEMLEFVAVPSGNDASTALAIFIAGSEQAFVQKMNEKAKELGMNATHFANSNGLHHPDHYTTAADLAILARELITKHPEILEMTRIKSFEIRGGKNKIENTNLLIGKYEGMDGLKTGFTDEAGYCLVSTAERGGNRLIGVILGAKSDLQRQEDTTKLLDYGYKNFSFKKVAEKGKPVAEKAIVVNAVKPEVEAAPAQDLYVAVKNGEEQAVQTKYVWHQVEAPFGKGQILGQLQQVKDGKVLSSVDLVSTQEVEKGSWLRLFFRKVYASISNSISGLFN; translated from the coding sequence ATGCTAGGGAAAAGAAAGTGGACAAGCAAGATACTCAGTTTTGCCGTAGCAGTGACTGTAGCCGTTTCATCCATGATTGCCGCTCCCAGACCGGCTGTTGCAGCTGAAGGACCCGATATTCAAGCGCCTGTTGCGTTGTTGGTGGACATCAAATCGGGTCAATACCTGTATGCAAAAGGCGAAAACGACAAACGTTTTCCCGCAAGCACCACCAAGATTATGACGATGCTGCTGACCCTGGAAGCGGTCAAATCCGGACAGAAGAAAATGACCGATATTGTGCCCGTTCCTCTGGAAGCCTACAATATTGAAGGCTCCAGCGTTTGGCTGGATCCCAAAGAGAAATTCACCGTGAAAGAAATGCTTGAGTTTGTTGCAGTTCCGTCAGGCAACGACGCTTCCACTGCACTTGCCATATTCATCGCGGGAAGCGAGCAGGCGTTTGTCCAGAAGATGAATGAGAAGGCAAAAGAGTTGGGGATGAACGCAACACACTTTGCCAATTCCAACGGTCTTCATCATCCGGACCATTACACAACGGCTGCCGATTTGGCGATTTTGGCCAGAGAATTGATTACGAAGCACCCGGAAATTCTTGAGATGACCAGAATCAAAAGCTTTGAAATCCGGGGCGGCAAGAACAAGATTGAAAATACCAATCTACTGATTGGCAAGTATGAAGGAATGGACGGATTGAAAACCGGTTTTACCGACGAAGCGGGCTACTGTCTCGTAAGTACCGCAGAACGTGGAGGCAACCGCTTGATCGGTGTCATCTTGGGCGCCAAGAGCGACCTGCAACGGCAAGAAGATACCACCAAATTGCTGGATTATGGCTATAAAAACTTCTCATTCAAGAAGGTTGCCGAGAAAGGCAAACCGGTTGCGGAAAAAGCGATTGTGGTCAACGCGGTCAAACCGGAAGTGGAAGCAGCACCTGCACAAGATCTCTACGTGGCAGTAAAAAATGGAGAGGAACAAGCGGTGCAAACCAAATATGTGTGGCACCAGGTGGAAGCTCCCTTTGGCAAAGGCCAGATACTGGGCCAACTGCAACAGGTCAAAGACGGAAAAGTCCTGAGCTCCGTAGATTTGGTTTCAACCCAGGAGGTCGAAAAGGGAAGCTGGCTCCGCCTCTTCTTCCGCAAAGTGTATGCAAGCATTTCCAACAGCATTTCAGGGCTTTTTAATTAA
- the guaB gene encoding IMP dehydrogenase codes for MWESKFQKEGLTFDDVLLVPQKSEILPRDVDVTSRITNKIRLNTPIVSAGMDTVTEAKMAIAMAREGGIGIVHKNMSIAEQAEEVDKVKRSESGVITDPIFLTPDDHVYDAEALMAKYRISGVPIVDGDRRLVGILTNRDLRFEQNFQRKIGEVMTKDNLVTAPVGTTLEQAKEILQRYKVEKLPLVDENYILRGLITIKDIEKAKRYPIAAKDEHGRLLCGAAVGVSRDTFERVQALVNAGVDLIVVDTAHGHSKGVLDTVRQIRGQFPDLQIVAGNVATGEATRDLIEAGVDAVKVGIGPGSICTTRVVAGIGVPQITAVYDCASVARQYNIPIIADGGIKYSGDIVKAIAAGADVVMIGSLLAGTEESPGDMEIYQGRSFKVYRGMGSIGAMKEGSGDRYFQEGEKKLVPEGIEGRVPYRGAVAEIIYQLVGGLRAGMGYCGVKTIEELQNDTKFIKITAAGLRESHPHDVHITKEAPNYSL; via the coding sequence ATGTGGGAATCCAAGTTTCAAAAAGAAGGGCTTACTTTTGACGACGTCCTGCTGGTCCCGCAGAAGTCCGAAATCCTGCCGCGGGATGTGGACGTTACCAGCCGTATCACCAACAAGATCCGGTTGAATACGCCGATTGTATCCGCGGGCATGGACACGGTTACGGAAGCGAAAATGGCAATAGCAATGGCCAGAGAGGGCGGCATCGGCATCGTCCATAAGAACATGTCGATTGCGGAACAGGCGGAGGAAGTGGACAAGGTCAAGCGATCCGAATCGGGGGTCATCACGGATCCGATTTTTCTCACTCCCGATGATCATGTGTATGATGCGGAAGCGTTGATGGCCAAGTACCGGATATCGGGCGTACCGATTGTAGACGGTGACAGAAGGTTGGTCGGTATTCTTACAAACCGGGACTTGCGTTTTGAACAAAACTTTCAGCGCAAGATCGGCGAGGTGATGACCAAGGACAATCTGGTCACAGCCCCGGTTGGAACCACCCTGGAACAAGCAAAGGAGATCCTCCAGAGATACAAAGTGGAGAAACTCCCTCTGGTCGATGAGAACTATATTTTGCGCGGTTTGATTACCATTAAAGACATTGAAAAAGCAAAGCGCTATCCGATTGCTGCCAAAGACGAACATGGCCGACTCTTGTGCGGCGCGGCCGTAGGGGTTTCCAGAGATACGTTTGAACGGGTACAGGCTCTGGTCAACGCTGGTGTGGATTTGATCGTGGTGGATACTGCTCACGGCCATTCCAAAGGAGTTCTCGACACGGTACGGCAAATTCGCGGGCAGTTCCCCGACCTGCAGATTGTGGCAGGAAATGTGGCAACCGGAGAAGCTACACGTGATCTGATTGAAGCGGGAGTGGATGCGGTCAAGGTAGGGATCGGTCCTGGATCGATCTGTACCACTCGGGTCGTTGCAGGCATAGGGGTGCCTCAGATTACAGCTGTTTATGACTGCGCATCGGTAGCTCGCCAATATAACATTCCGATTATTGCAGACGGTGGCATCAAATATTCGGGGGATATTGTCAAGGCGATTGCGGCAGGAGCCGATGTGGTCATGATCGGGTCGCTGCTGGCGGGTACGGAAGAAAGTCCCGGAGACATGGAGATCTATCAGGGACGTTCCTTCAAGGTCTATCGCGGAATGGGTTCAATCGGTGCGATGAAAGAAGGGTCCGGCGACCGGTACTTCCAGGAGGGCGAGAAAAAACTGGTTCCGGAGGGTATCGAAGGACGGGTGCCCTACCGTGGCGCAGTTGCCGAAATCATATACCAGTTGGTTGGCGGACTTCGTGCCGGAATGGGGTACTGTGGTGTGAAAACCATTGAGGAACTGCAGAACGACACGAAATTTATCAAGATCACGGCGGCAGGACTGCGGGAGAGCCACCCGCATGACGTTCACATCACCAAAGAAGCACCTAACTACAGCTTGTAA